In the genome of Meleagris gallopavo isolate NT-WF06-2002-E0010 breed Aviagen turkey brand Nicholas breeding stock unplaced genomic scaffold, Turkey_5.1 ChrUn_random_deg7180001689342, whole genome shotgun sequence, one region contains:
- the LOC104917389 gene encoding feather keratin 1-like: protein MSCYDQCVPRLQCRPCGPTPLANSCNEPCVRQCQDSNVVIQPSPVVVTLPGPILSSFPQSTAVGSSTSAAVGSILSSEGVPISSGGFGFSGFGSGFSGRRCFPC from the coding sequence ATGTCCTGCTACGACCAGTGCGTGCCACGCCTGCAGTGTCGGCCCTGCGGCCCCACCCCTCTGGCCaacagctgcaacgagccctgcgtcaggcagtgccaggactccaacgtcgtcatccagccctctcccgtggtggtgaccctgcccggacccatcctcagctccttcccgcagagcaccgccgtcggatcctccacctccgctgccgttggcagcatcctcagctctgagggtgTGCCCATCTCCTCTGGAGGCTTTGGCTTCTCCGGCTTCGGCAGCGGCTTCAGTGGCAGGCGATGCTTCCCCTGCTAA